The Achromobacter pestifer genome includes a region encoding these proteins:
- the otnC gene encoding 3-oxo-tetronate 4-phosphate decarboxylase translates to MTEESRIREEICAVGASLYNRGYTVGAAGNISARLDDGWLITPTDACLGRLDPAELSKVDAAGRHVSGSKPSKTLELHRGIYQASPGARGIVHTHSTHLVALTLAGVWRSDEVLPPITPYQVMKVGRIPLIPYRRPGDPQAAAEVAAVAGEVRGALFERLGPVVWERSVAHASYALEELEETARLWLMSDPRPAPLSAAAIDELRAVFGARY, encoded by the coding sequence ATGACCGAAGAATCCCGCATCCGCGAAGAGATCTGCGCCGTCGGCGCCAGCCTCTACAACCGTGGCTATACCGTGGGCGCCGCCGGCAACATCAGCGCGCGCCTGGACGACGGCTGGCTGATCACGCCGACCGACGCTTGCCTCGGCAGGTTGGATCCCGCCGAACTGTCCAAGGTCGATGCGGCGGGCAGGCATGTGTCGGGCAGCAAGCCGTCCAAGACACTGGAGTTGCATCGCGGCATCTACCAGGCCAGTCCCGGTGCTCGCGGCATCGTGCACACGCATTCCACGCATCTGGTGGCGCTGACGCTGGCGGGCGTGTGGCGGTCCGATGAAGTGCTGCCGCCCATCACGCCTTATCAGGTCATGAAGGTCGGCAGGATTCCGCTGATCCCTTATCGCCGTCCCGGCGATCCGCAAGCCGCCGCGGAGGTTGCCGCCGTGGCCGGCGAGGTGCGCGGCGCGCTGTTCGAGCGCCTGGGGCCGGTGGTGTGGGAGCGCTCCGTGGCACATGCCTCCTACGCGCTGGAAGAACTGGAAGAAACCGCCCGCCTGTGGCTGATGAGCGATCCTCGGCCGGCGCCCTTGAGCGCAGCGGCCATCGACGAACTGCGGGCCGTGTTCGGCGCGCGCTATTGA
- the otnK gene encoding 3-oxo-tetronate kinase, translated as MSIKLGCIADDFTGATDLANNLVRAGMRTVQTIGIPDEPLRGEADAVVVALKTRTLSAAEAVAQSLAALDWLRTQGAEQIYFKYCSTFDSTPEGNIGPVADALMTRLGTDFTIATPAFPDNRRTVFKGYLFAGDVLLNESGMQHHPLTPMTDPNLVRVLSAQTSRRVGLIDYGVVARGSEAIRVRIRELRAQGVEIAIVDAVSNDDLLALGPALAGMPLVTAGSGVAIGLPGNWGLTAASAQTRQPRAPGMQAVVAGSCSAATNGQVAAFIESGRPALALDPLRLAAGDDIVGEALAWAEARMGDGPVLIYSTAQPEQVRQAQGELGAARAGAMIEEAIARIAVGLIERGVRQLIVAGGETSGAVVQALGLQQIAIGEQIDPGVPWCAGHAPAAQGDISIALKSGNFGTPDFFIKAFG; from the coding sequence ATGAGCATCAAACTGGGCTGCATCGCCGATGACTTCACCGGCGCCACCGACCTGGCCAATAACCTCGTGCGCGCCGGCATGCGCACGGTGCAGACCATAGGCATACCGGATGAGCCCCTGCGCGGCGAGGCGGATGCGGTGGTGGTCGCGCTCAAGACCCGCACGCTGTCCGCGGCCGAGGCCGTGGCGCAGTCGCTGGCGGCGCTGGACTGGCTGCGGACGCAGGGCGCGGAACAGATCTATTTCAAGTATTGCTCCACTTTCGACAGCACGCCCGAGGGCAATATCGGACCGGTCGCCGATGCGCTGATGACGCGGCTGGGCACGGATTTCACCATCGCCACCCCGGCCTTTCCGGACAACAGGCGCACGGTGTTCAAGGGCTATCTGTTCGCGGGCGACGTGCTGCTGAACGAATCGGGCATGCAGCATCATCCGCTGACGCCCATGACCGATCCCAACCTGGTGCGCGTGCTGTCCGCGCAGACCTCGCGCCGCGTCGGGCTGATTGACTACGGCGTCGTGGCGCGCGGCAGCGAGGCCATCCGTGTCCGCATCCGGGAGCTGCGGGCACAGGGCGTGGAGATCGCCATCGTGGATGCCGTGTCCAATGACGACCTGCTGGCCTTGGGCCCCGCGCTTGCTGGCATGCCGCTGGTGACGGCGGGTTCGGGCGTGGCAATCGGGCTGCCGGGCAACTGGGGCCTGACGGCGGCGTCCGCGCAAACGCGGCAACCGCGCGCGCCAGGCATGCAGGCGGTGGTGGCGGGCAGTTGCTCGGCGGCAACCAATGGCCAGGTGGCCGCGTTCATCGAAAGCGGCCGGCCGGCCCTGGCGTTGGATCCGCTGCGGCTGGCGGCGGGCGACGACATCGTGGGAGAGGCGCTGGCCTGGGCCGAGGCGCGCATGGGCGACGGCCCCGTGCTGATCTACTCCACCGCGCAGCCCGAGCAGGTGCGGCAGGCGCAGGGCGAGCTGGGCGCCGCCCGCGCGGGCGCCATGATCGAGGAGGCCATCGCGCGCATCGCGGTGGGGTTGATCGAACGCGGCGTGCGGCAGCTGATCGTGGCGGGAGGCGAGACCTCGGGGGCGGTGGTGCAGGCGCTGGGACTGCAGCAGATCGCCATCGGCGAACAGATCGATCCCGGCGTGCCCTGGTGTGCCGGCCATGCGCCCGCGGCGCAAGGCGACATCAGCATCGCGCTGAAGTCAGGTAACTTCGGTACGCCGGATTTCTTCATCAAGGCATTCGGCTAG
- a CDS encoding TonB-dependent receptor domain-containing protein, producing MLAAPAAQAEEAAADRSAAKTLAPITVSANPLGLDLNSTTLPASVLEGDALIEQRNGTLGDTLKNLPGVNSDTFGGGASRPVIRGQTASRVKVLSDGSEVMDASSISPDHAVTVEPLLAERIEVLRGPATLLYGGGAIGGVVNVVDKKIPTAVPENGIEAEAELRGATGTKERAGAVGITAGEGQFAVRVEGLKRRTSDYDVPDWPGGKLEGSYSESTQGTVGMSWITPRGYVGLAFTHLESKYGLPGHNHEYEGCHPHGTHLHCGGHDHGHGEEGHDHDHEHEHGGVPYVKLRSNRLDLRAEYQDPFAGFEKIRVRGGLTDYQHDEIEGGEVGTRFKNKGYDLRVEMQHKPIAGWRGVVGVQNAYSDFRADGEEAFLPRSKTRSYGLFVLEEYQLNDWRFELGARQDWQRISPTDGAARSSLSGTSLSAAAIWDFAPQYSVALSLSRSQRLPTAQELYADGVHLATNTYEIGNPDLGRETSHNIDLTLRKHSGDTTFSASVFHNRVKNYIYANTLDRYEDFRLIEYTQRDAEFTGVEGELRHQFTPVFSAAVFGDYVRGKLTGGDGNLPRIPAGRAGVRADLKWQQWSGGVEYARVFAQKDIAAYEESTPGYNMVNAVVAYRGQYGATGYEVYLRGTNLLNKLAYNHASFISTVAPLPGRSVLLGVRMTY from the coding sequence ATGCTGGCCGCGCCCGCCGCGCAAGCCGAGGAAGCCGCGGCAGACCGCTCGGCCGCCAAGACGCTGGCGCCGATCACGGTATCCGCCAATCCGCTGGGGCTGGACCTGAACAGCACTACCTTGCCGGCCTCGGTGCTGGAAGGCGATGCGCTGATCGAGCAGCGCAACGGCACCCTGGGCGACACGCTGAAGAACCTGCCCGGGGTCAATAGCGACACCTTTGGCGGCGGCGCCAGCCGTCCGGTGATCCGCGGCCAGACGGCGTCCCGCGTGAAGGTGCTATCCGACGGTTCCGAGGTGATGGACGCGTCCAGCATTTCTCCCGACCATGCGGTGACGGTGGAGCCGTTGCTGGCCGAACGCATTGAAGTGCTGCGCGGTCCGGCCACGCTGCTGTATGGTGGCGGCGCGATCGGCGGCGTGGTCAATGTGGTGGACAAGAAGATCCCGACGGCGGTGCCGGAAAATGGCATCGAGGCCGAGGCCGAGCTGCGCGGCGCCACCGGCACCAAGGAGCGCGCAGGCGCGGTGGGCATCACCGCGGGCGAAGGACAGTTCGCGGTGCGCGTGGAAGGTCTGAAGCGCCGCACCAGCGACTACGACGTGCCGGACTGGCCGGGCGGCAAGCTGGAAGGTTCGTACAGCGAGTCGACGCAGGGCACGGTGGGCATGTCCTGGATCACGCCGCGCGGCTACGTCGGCCTGGCGTTCACGCATCTGGAAAGCAAATACGGCCTGCCCGGTCACAACCACGAATACGAAGGCTGCCACCCGCACGGCACCCATCTGCATTGCGGCGGCCATGACCATGGCCACGGCGAAGAGGGCCACGATCACGATCATGAGCACGAACATGGCGGCGTGCCTTACGTGAAGCTGCGCAGCAACCGCCTCGATTTGCGCGCCGAGTACCAGGATCCGTTTGCGGGCTTCGAGAAGATCCGCGTGCGCGGTGGATTGACCGACTACCAGCACGACGAGATCGAAGGCGGCGAGGTGGGCACCCGTTTCAAGAACAAGGGCTACGACCTGCGCGTGGAAATGCAGCATAAGCCCATCGCAGGCTGGCGCGGCGTGGTGGGCGTGCAGAACGCCTACAGCGATTTCCGCGCCGATGGCGAAGAGGCGTTCCTGCCGCGCAGCAAGACGCGTTCTTACGGCCTGTTCGTGTTGGAGGAGTACCAGTTGAACGACTGGCGCTTCGAATTGGGCGCGCGGCAGGACTGGCAGCGCATCTCGCCCACGGACGGCGCTGCGCGCAGCAGCCTGTCCGGCACCTCCTTGTCGGCCGCCGCCATCTGGGACTTTGCGCCGCAGTACTCCGTCGCCCTGTCCCTGTCGCGCTCGCAGCGCCTGCCCACCGCGCAGGAGCTGTATGCGGATGGCGTGCACCTGGCCACCAACACCTATGAGATCGGCAATCCCGACCTGGGCCGAGAGACTTCGCACAACATCGACCTGACCCTGCGCAAGCATTCGGGCGACACGACCTTCTCGGCCAGCGTGTTTCACAACCGCGTGAAGAACTACATCTACGCCAACACGCTGGACCGCTACGAAGACTTCCGCCTGATCGAATACACCCAGCGCGACGCGGAATTCACGGGCGTGGAAGGCGAACTGCGCCACCAGTTCACCCCGGTGTTCTCGGCCGCGGTGTTCGGCGACTACGTGCGCGGCAAGCTGACGGGCGGCGATGGCAACCTGCCGCGCATCCCCGCAGGCCGCGCCGGCGTGCGCGCCGACCTGAAATGGCAGCAATGGTCGGGCGGCGTCGAGTACGCCCGCGTGTTCGCCCAGAAGGACATTGCCGCCTACGAGGAAAGCACGCCCGGCTACAACATGGTCAACGCGGTGGTGGCCTATCGCGGCCAGTATGGCGCCACGGGCTACGAGGTCTATCTGCGCGGCACCAACCTGCTGAACAAGCTGGCGTACAACCACGCGTCCTTTATTTCGACGGTGGCGCCGCTGCCAGGGCGCAGCGTGCTGCTGGGCGTGCGCATGACGTACTGA
- a CDS encoding NAD-dependent succinate-semialdehyde dehydrogenase encodes MNLQNSQLLRQQAYIGGAWCDADNGATLTVRNPFDASVLGTVPNLGQAETARAIAAADDALPAWRARTGKERGAILRKWHALIEANADDLALLLTLEQGKPLAEASGELTYALSFVEWFAEEAKRVYGDVLPHTRGDQRMLAIRQPVGVCAAIIAWNFPSALVTRKVSPALAAGCTVVLKPSELTPFTALALAWLGEQAGIPPGVLNVVIGDPAPIGTELTQNPTVRKLTFTGSTQTGRLLMQQSASNIKKLSLELGGNAPFIVFEDADLDEAVQGLVLSKFRNAGQTCVCANRVYVHASVADAFNDKLLAEIRRMKVGGGLEEGVTQGPLIDQRAVDKVARLVDDATARGARLLAGGKLHAPGTLLYEPTLLAGITDAMELAHEEIFGPVVGISTFESEAAVLARANDSASGLAAYFYTANLERVWRMMEGLEYGIVGVNTGAVSNEVGPFGGIKESGVGREGSKYGIEEFLEIKYVCLAGKSFNAIP; translated from the coding sequence ATGAATCTGCAGAATAGCCAGCTGCTGCGGCAGCAGGCCTACATCGGCGGCGCCTGGTGCGACGCCGACAATGGCGCCACCCTCACGGTGCGCAATCCCTTTGATGCCAGCGTGCTGGGCACGGTGCCCAATCTGGGCCAGGCCGAGACGGCCCGCGCCATCGCGGCAGCCGATGACGCCTTGCCGGCCTGGCGGGCCAGGACGGGCAAGGAGCGCGGCGCCATCCTGCGCAAATGGCATGCCTTGATCGAGGCGAACGCCGACGACCTGGCGTTGCTGCTGACGCTGGAGCAGGGCAAGCCGCTGGCCGAGGCCAGCGGCGAACTCACATACGCGCTGTCCTTCGTCGAATGGTTCGCCGAAGAGGCCAAGCGCGTCTATGGCGACGTGCTGCCGCATACGCGGGGCGACCAGCGGATGCTGGCCATCCGCCAGCCCGTGGGCGTGTGCGCGGCCATCATCGCCTGGAACTTTCCTTCGGCCCTGGTCACGCGCAAGGTCAGCCCGGCGCTGGCCGCCGGCTGCACGGTGGTGCTCAAGCCGTCCGAACTGACGCCCTTCACCGCACTGGCGCTGGCCTGGCTGGGCGAGCAGGCCGGCATACCTCCCGGCGTGCTCAACGTGGTCATCGGCGACCCCGCGCCCATCGGCACGGAGCTGACGCAGAACCCCACGGTGCGCAAGCTGACCTTCACCGGTTCCACGCAGACAGGCCGGCTGCTGATGCAGCAAAGCGCCTCCAACATCAAGAAGCTGTCGTTGGAACTGGGCGGCAACGCGCCCTTCATCGTGTTCGAGGACGCCGACCTGGACGAAGCCGTGCAAGGCCTGGTGCTGTCCAAGTTCCGCAACGCGGGCCAGACCTGCGTGTGCGCCAACCGCGTCTACGTCCATGCCAGCGTCGCCGACGCCTTCAATGACAAGCTGTTGGCGGAAATCCGCCGCATGAAGGTGGGCGGTGGCCTGGAAGAGGGCGTCACCCAAGGGCCGCTGATCGATCAGCGCGCCGTGGACAAGGTAGCCCGCCTGGTGGACGACGCCACCGCGCGCGGCGCGCGCTTGTTGGCGGGCGGCAAGCTGCACGCACCCGGTACCCTGCTGTATGAACCGACCCTGCTTGCCGGCATCACCGACGCCATGGAGCTGGCGCACGAAGAGATCTTCGGCCCGGTGGTGGGCATCAGCACGTTCGAATCCGAAGCCGCGGTGCTGGCGCGCGCCAACGACAGCGCCTCGGGCCTGGCGGCCTATTTCTACACCGCCAACCTGGAACGGGTCTGGCGCATGATGGAAGGGCTGGAATACGGCATCGTCGGCGTGAACACCGGCGCTGTGTCCAATGAGGTCGGGCCCTTCGGCGGCATCAAGGAGTCGGGCGTGGGCCGCGAGGGCTCCAAGTACGGCATCGAAGAGTTCCTGGAAATCAAGTACGTCTGCCTTGCCGGCAAGTCGTTCAACGCGATTCCCTGA
- the otnI gene encoding 2-oxo-tetronate isomerase, which produces MPRLAANLSMMYTEHPFLDRFAAAAGDGFAGVEFLFPYEYPAADIQARLRAQGLTQALFNAPPGDWAAGERGTASLPGRESEFRRGVDLALEYAAALGNRKLHLMAGLIQPGQDRAAHRAVYLENLAWAARAAASAGVTVVIEPINTRDIPGFFLNRQDDAQAICAEVGADNLKVQFDIYHCQIVEGDIAVKLKRDMAGIGHIQIAGVPDRHEPDQGELNYPYLFEQIDALGYAGWIGCEYRPRAGTSAGLGWARPYLTHTGQTAT; this is translated from the coding sequence ATGCCGCGCCTGGCCGCCAATCTCAGCATGATGTACACCGAGCATCCCTTTCTGGACCGCTTTGCGGCCGCCGCGGGCGACGGGTTCGCGGGGGTGGAGTTCCTGTTTCCCTACGAGTATCCGGCCGCCGACATCCAGGCGCGGCTGCGAGCGCAGGGGCTGACCCAGGCGCTGTTCAACGCGCCGCCCGGCGATTGGGCCGCAGGCGAGCGCGGCACGGCCTCGCTGCCCGGCCGCGAAAGCGAGTTCCGGCGGGGGGTCGATCTGGCGCTGGAATACGCCGCCGCGCTGGGCAACCGCAAGCTGCATCTGATGGCCGGGCTGATCCAGCCGGGGCAGGACCGCGCCGCGCATCGCGCGGTCTATCTGGAGAATCTCGCGTGGGCCGCGCGCGCCGCAGCGTCGGCCGGCGTGACGGTGGTGATAGAACCGATCAACACGCGCGATATCCCGGGCTTCTTCCTCAACCGCCAGGACGACGCGCAGGCCATCTGCGCCGAGGTCGGCGCGGACAATCTGAAGGTTCAGTTCGATATCTACCACTGCCAGATCGTGGAAGGCGATATCGCGGTCAAGCTCAAGCGCGACATGGCCGGCATCGGCCACATCCAGATCGCGGGCGTGCCGGACCGCCACGAACCCGACCAGGGCGAGCTGAACTATCCCTATCTGTTCGAGCAGATCGATGCGCTGGGCTATGCAGGCTGGATCGGCTGCGAATACCGGCCGCGAGCCGGCACCTCCGCCGGGCTGGGCTGGGCCCGGCCTTACCTGACTCACACGGGGCAAACCGCGACATGA
- the ltnD gene encoding L-threonate dehydrogenase, which translates to MSNPQTPSRRVGVIGLGAMGAGIAQSLRRAGHDVHVYDIRKEASAAFAAQGGVACATLAEIAAACDIVISVVVNAQQTEEVLYGAGGLAAALRPGAVFVMCSTVDPNWSIALEARLQEQGILYLDAPISGGAARAASGEMTMMTAGRAAAYDACGAVLESMAGKVYRLGDRAGAGSKVKIINQLLAGVHIAAAAEAMALGLREGVDADALYEVITHSAGNSWMFENRMAHVLAGDYTPLSAVDIFVKDLGLVLDTARHTRFPLPLASTAHQMFMQASSAGHGREDDSAVIKIFPGIALPEAK; encoded by the coding sequence ATGAGCAATCCTCAAACACCCTCCCGCCGCGTCGGCGTCATCGGCTTGGGCGCCATGGGCGCGGGCATCGCGCAAAGCCTGCGCCGGGCCGGCCACGACGTGCACGTGTACGACATCCGCAAGGAGGCGAGCGCGGCATTCGCGGCGCAGGGCGGCGTGGCCTGCGCCACGCTGGCCGAGATCGCGGCCGCCTGCGACATCGTCATCAGCGTGGTCGTCAACGCCCAGCAGACCGAGGAAGTCCTGTATGGGGCAGGCGGCCTCGCCGCCGCGCTGCGCCCGGGGGCGGTGTTCGTGATGTGTTCAACCGTGGATCCCAACTGGTCGATCGCGCTGGAGGCGCGGCTCCAGGAGCAGGGCATCCTGTACCTGGACGCGCCCATCTCGGGCGGCGCCGCGCGCGCGGCCTCGGGCGAGATGACCATGATGACCGCCGGCCGCGCGGCCGCCTACGACGCCTGCGGTGCCGTGCTGGAATCCATGGCCGGCAAGGTCTATCGCCTGGGCGACCGCGCCGGCGCGGGCAGCAAGGTCAAGATCATCAACCAGCTGCTGGCGGGCGTGCACATCGCTGCGGCGGCGGAGGCCATGGCGTTGGGCTTGCGCGAAGGCGTGGACGCGGATGCCTTGTATGAAGTGATCACGCACAGCGCGGGCAATAGCTGGATGTTCGAGAACCGCATGGCCCACGTGCTGGCGGGCGACTACACGCCGCTGTCCGCGGTCGACATCTTCGTCAAGGACCTGGGGCTGGTGCTGGACACCGCCCGGCATACCCGCTTTCCCTTGCCGCTGGCCTCCACCGCGCACCAGATGTTCATGCAGGCATCCAGCGCTGGGCACGGCCGCGAGGACGACAGCGCCGTGATCAAGATATTCCCGGGGATAGCCCTGCCGGAGGCCAAATGA
- a CDS encoding FadR/GntR family transcriptional regulator, with the protein MAFPRLPPLPTLTDTVAKRLLAEIDEGRVPPGEKLPTESALAEQFGVSRTVIREAVSRLRQDGVVEARQGSGVYVTGQSGNRALRIDAADLSSLDAVLHIVDLRRALETEIAAQAAAVRKKQDMVEIDAALAAISRAVDDGGDGVQEDVAFHRSIARATGNPYFLTTLAFVSQFLEAATRVTRANEARHASLMRAVLQEHIAIVEAIRGKDVDGAREAARIHMVNAAKRLSQAHR; encoded by the coding sequence ATGGCGTTCCCCCGACTCCCGCCCCTTCCCACGCTGACCGACACGGTCGCCAAGCGCCTGCTCGCCGAAATCGACGAGGGCCGCGTGCCGCCCGGAGAGAAATTGCCCACGGAAAGCGCATTGGCGGAACAGTTCGGCGTCAGCCGCACGGTCATCCGCGAAGCGGTGTCGCGCCTGCGGCAAGACGGCGTCGTGGAAGCCCGGCAAGGCAGCGGCGTGTACGTCACCGGCCAGTCCGGCAACCGCGCCCTGCGCATCGACGCCGCCGACCTATCCTCGCTGGACGCAGTGCTGCATATCGTGGACCTGCGGCGCGCGCTGGAAACCGAGATCGCGGCGCAAGCGGCGGCGGTGCGCAAGAAGCAGGACATGGTGGAGATCGACGCCGCGCTCGCCGCCATTTCGCGGGCGGTGGACGACGGCGGCGACGGCGTGCAGGAAGACGTGGCCTTTCATCGCAGCATCGCCCGCGCCACCGGCAACCCCTATTTCCTGACGACCCTGGCCTTCGTCAGCCAGTTCCTGGAAGCGGCCACGCGCGTCACGCGCGCCAACGAGGCGCGCCATGCGAGCCTGATGCGTGCCGTGCTGCAGGAACATATCGCCATCGTCGAAGCCATACGCGGCAAGGACGTGGACGGCGCGCGCGAGGCCGCGCGCATACACATGGTGAATGCGGCCAAACGACTGAGCCAGGCGCACCGCTGA
- a CDS encoding LysR family transcriptional regulator yields MRLDPTSLKLFISVVEQGTIAAAAEHEHIAAAAISKRISELEENLKIRLLIRTNKGIRPTPAGIALSTMARRALHELDEISVHMRDYSRGLRGFIRVHANISAITQFLPQDIKLFLNDYPNVQVDLEEKITSTIIKSVAENAADVGIFSGTAPDHDVEIHPYREDTLALVVPADHPLQDKPGFRFADALEHDFVGLHRGSAINRILSNAASDEKRNIQLKVQVTGFDALCFMVNSGLGIGVLPLDIARRYSAMFDIRIIPLTEPWARRQIQICVRSFDALPTAAKLFVNHLSKRQP; encoded by the coding sequence ATGCGTCTCGATCCCACCTCCCTCAAGCTCTTCATCAGCGTGGTCGAGCAAGGCACCATCGCCGCCGCGGCCGAACACGAGCACATCGCCGCTGCCGCCATCAGCAAGCGGATCAGCGAGCTGGAGGAAAACCTCAAGATCCGGCTGCTCATCCGTACCAACAAGGGCATCCGCCCCACGCCGGCCGGCATCGCGCTGTCCACCATGGCGCGGCGCGCCCTGCATGAACTCGATGAAATCTCGGTGCACATGCGCGACTACTCGCGCGGCCTGCGCGGCTTCATCCGGGTGCACGCCAATATTTCCGCGATCACGCAGTTCCTGCCCCAGGACATCAAGCTCTTCCTGAACGACTACCCCAACGTGCAGGTCGACCTGGAAGAGAAAATCACCTCGACCATCATCAAGTCGGTTGCCGAAAACGCAGCCGATGTAGGCATCTTTTCGGGCACCGCGCCGGACCACGATGTGGAGATCCACCCCTACCGCGAGGACACGCTGGCGCTGGTGGTGCCCGCCGACCATCCCCTGCAGGACAAACCGGGCTTTCGCTTCGCCGACGCGCTGGAACACGATTTCGTCGGCCTGCACCGCGGCAGCGCCATCAACCGCATCCTGTCCAACGCCGCCAGCGACGAGAAGCGCAACATCCAGCTCAAGGTGCAGGTCACCGGCTTCGACGCGCTGTGCTTCATGGTGAATTCGGGGCTGGGCATAGGCGTGCTGCCGCTGGATATCGCGCGCCGCTACTCGGCCATGTTCGACATCCGCATCATTCCTCTGACCGAACCCTGGGCGCGGCGCCAGATCCAGATCTGCGTGCGCTCCTTCGACGCCCTGCCCACGGCGGCCAAGCTCTTCGTGAACCATCTGAGCAAGCGCCAGCCCTGA
- the denD gene encoding D-erythronate dehydrogenase has translation MKILITGGAGFLGQRLARKLLERGTLALDGGKPEAITQIDLLDVVEAQGPDDPRICAQVGDIADSAVLRQAITTETRAVFHLAAIVSGQAEADFDLGMRINLDASRALLDTCRALGHKPRVIFTSSVAVYGGALPDTVRDDTALNPQSSYGTQKAIAELLLADYTRRGYVDGRVLRLPTISVRPGRPNAAASSFASGIIREPLNGIDAACPVSADTRLWLLSPRGAIQALIAGCELDASAVADRAPINLPGVSVTAAEMVRALRDVAGDEVASRVGWQPDERVERIVGSWPGRWDTARAERLGLRGDTDFADIIRAYMADDLPR, from the coding sequence ATGAAGATACTCATCACCGGCGGCGCCGGATTCCTGGGGCAGCGCCTGGCTCGCAAGTTGCTGGAGCGCGGCACGCTGGCACTGGATGGCGGCAAGCCCGAAGCCATCACGCAGATCGATCTGTTGGACGTGGTGGAAGCCCAGGGCCCGGACGATCCCCGCATATGCGCGCAGGTCGGCGACATCGCCGATTCCGCCGTGCTGCGGCAAGCCATAACCACGGAAACCCGCGCCGTCTTTCATCTGGCCGCCATCGTCAGCGGGCAGGCGGAAGCCGATTTCGATCTGGGCATGCGCATCAACCTGGACGCGTCGCGCGCACTGCTGGACACCTGCCGTGCCCTGGGCCACAAGCCGCGGGTGATCTTCACCAGTTCGGTCGCGGTGTATGGCGGCGCGTTGCCCGACACCGTGCGCGACGATACCGCGCTCAATCCCCAATCGTCCTACGGCACGCAGAAGGCCATCGCCGAACTGCTGCTGGCGGACTACACGCGGCGCGGCTACGTGGACGGGCGCGTGTTGCGCCTGCCCACCATCAGCGTGCGTCCGGGACGGCCCAATGCCGCGGCCTCCTCGTTCGCCAGCGGCATCATCCGCGAACCGCTGAACGGCATCGACGCGGCATGCCCGGTGAGCGCCGACACGCGCCTGTGGCTGCTGTCGCCGCGCGGCGCGATCCAGGCGCTGATTGCTGGTTGCGAACTGGACGCCAGCGCCGTCGCGGATCGTGCGCCCATCAACCTGCCGGGCGTGTCGGTCACGGCGGCGGAGATGGTGCGGGCGTTGCGCGACGTGGCGGGCGACGAAGTCGCCAGCCGCGTCGGCTGGCAGCCTGACGAGCGCGTGGAGCGCATCGTGGGCAGTTGGCCGGGCCGCTGGGACACGGCTCGGGCCGAGCGGCTGGGCCTGCGCGGCGATACCGATTTCGCGGACATCATCCGCGCCTACATGGCCGACGACCTGCCGCGCTGA